Proteins from a single region of Bartonella sp. M0283:
- a CDS encoding 50S ribosomal protein L23, with translation MTDLRHYDVVVSPVITEKSTMLSEHNQVVFKVTPKATKSEIKAAVEALFGVKVTAVNTTTRKGKVKRFKGVVGRQSDVKKAIVTLAEGQSIDVSTGL, from the coding sequence ATGACAGATCTTCGCCACTATGATGTCGTCGTAAGTCCGGTTATTACCGAAAAGTCGACGATGCTATCGGAACATAATCAGGTCGTTTTCAAGGTTACACCAAAGGCGACAAAATCTGAAATCAAAGCAGCTGTTGAAGCTTTATTTGGTGTCAAAGTCACAGCAGTGAATACAACAACCCGCAAGGGTAAGGTGAAACGTTTTAAAGGCGTTGTCGGTCGACAGAGTGATGTCAAAAAAGCGATCGTGACGCTGGCTGAAGGTCAGTCAATCGACGTTTCGACTGGTCTTTAA
- the rplD gene encoding 50S ribosomal protein L4: MDLIVTTLDGKDAGKLKVSEDVFGLDPREDILQRVVRWQLARRQQGTHQSQTRADVSRSGAKMYKQKGTGRARHSSARVPQFRGGGKAHGPVVRSHAHELPKKVRALGLRHALSAKAKANDLIIVDELNVKEAKTNVLAKDFAKLGFSDALLIGGKEIDLKFSRAASNIPNVDVLPVQGINVYDILRRGKLVLSKAAVEALEERFK; this comes from the coding sequence ATGGATCTCATCGTAACTACTCTTGACGGTAAGGATGCTGGCAAATTGAAGGTATCGGAAGATGTCTTCGGTTTAGATCCTCGTGAAGATATTCTACAACGTGTTGTCCGTTGGCAGCTCGCCCGTCGTCAGCAAGGTACACATCAAAGCCAGACACGTGCCGATGTTTCGCGTTCGGGTGCAAAAATGTACAAGCAGAAGGGGACAGGCCGCGCCCGTCATTCATCTGCTCGCGTTCCGCAATTCCGTGGTGGTGGTAAGGCTCATGGACCTGTTGTTCGCAGCCATGCACATGAACTACCGAAAAAGGTTCGTGCTTTGGGGTTGCGTCATGCATTGTCAGCAAAAGCCAAAGCCAATGATCTGATCATTGTGGACGAGTTGAATGTCAAAGAAGCAAAAACAAACGTTTTAGCCAAGGATTTCGCTAAACTCGGTTTTTCTGATGCACTGCTCATCGGTGGTAAGGAAATCGACTTGAAGTTTTCCCGTGCCGCATCGAACATTCCAAATGTAGATGTTTTGCCGGTTCAGGGTATTAATGTTTATGACATTCTGCGTCGTGGCAAACTTGTTTTGTCCAAAGCAGCCGTCGAAGCCCTTGAGGAGCGGTTCAAATGA